Proteins found in one Oncorhynchus nerka isolate Pitt River unplaced genomic scaffold, Oner_Uvic_2.0 unplaced_scaffold_12___fragment_6___debris, whole genome shotgun sequence genomic segment:
- the rnf141 gene encoding RING finger protein 141 isoform X1: MGQQISGQAVMTRLPEKLVKHAGLVRDSGYLNYEEFLARVAELNDVTAKLAAGQQKHLIFEVQTGSDTSALWKVAVRIVCTKINKENGMVEASRIMNLYQFIQLYHDITSQAVEVLSAEGASLPSGDSCQASMWMGRVKQLTDEEECCICMDGKSDLILPCAHSFCQKCIDKWSGQSRNCPICRLQVTAANESWVMPDAPTEDDVAGYILNLADEAGHPHIP; encoded by the exons ATGGGCCAGCAGATCTCAGGCCAGGCGGTGATGACCCGTCTACCTGAGAAGCTGGTGAAGCATGCTGGGCTGGTTCGCGACAGCGGCTATCTCAACTACGAGGAGTTCCTGGCCAGGGTGGCAGAGCTCAATGACGT GACGGCTAAGCTAGCAGCTGGACAGCAAAAACACCTGATCTTTGAAGTCCAGACTGGCTCGGACACCTCTGCTCTGTGGAAAGTGGCTGTGAGGATAGTCTGTACCAAG ATCAACAAAGAGAATGGGATGGTGGAGGCGTCTCGCATCATGAACCTGTATCAGTTCATCCAGCTGTACCATGACATCACCAGTCAGGCAGTGGAGGTGCTGTCAGCAGAGGGCGCCAGCCTCCCGTCAGGGGACTCCTGCCAGGCCAGCATGTGGATGGGCAG GGTGAAGCAGTTAACTGATGAGGAGGAGTGCTGCATCTGCATGGATGGTAAATCTGACCTCATTCTGCCCTGTGCTCACAGCTTCTGTCAAAAGTGCATTGACAAGTG GAGTGGGCAGAGCAGGAATTGTCCGATATGCCGCTTGCAAGTGACCGCTGCCAATGAGTCGTGGGTGATGCCTGATGCCCCTACAGAGGACGACGTAGCTGGCTATATCCTCAACCTGGCTGACGAGGCAGGCCATCCACACATACCTTAA
- the rnf141 gene encoding RING finger protein 141 isoform X2, giving the protein MGQQISGQAVMTRLPEKLVKHAGLVRDSGYLNYEEFLARVAELNDVTAKLAAGQQKHLIFEVQTGSDTSALWKVAVRIVCTKINKENGMVEASRIMNLYQFIQLYHDITSQAVEVLSAEGASLPSGDSCQASMWMGRVKQLTDEEECCICMDGKSDLILPCAHSFCQKCIDKWTYVTPRQLFHINILSDASCILFPLNEPGSFYTLFLLV; this is encoded by the exons ATGGGCCAGCAGATCTCAGGCCAGGCGGTGATGACCCGTCTACCTGAGAAGCTGGTGAAGCATGCTGGGCTGGTTCGCGACAGCGGCTATCTCAACTACGAGGAGTTCCTGGCCAGGGTGGCAGAGCTCAATGACGT GACGGCTAAGCTAGCAGCTGGACAGCAAAAACACCTGATCTTTGAAGTCCAGACTGGCTCGGACACCTCTGCTCTGTGGAAAGTGGCTGTGAGGATAGTCTGTACCAAG ATCAACAAAGAGAATGGGATGGTGGAGGCGTCTCGCATCATGAACCTGTATCAGTTCATCCAGCTGTACCATGACATCACCAGTCAGGCAGTGGAGGTGCTGTCAGCAGAGGGCGCCAGCCTCCCGTCAGGGGACTCCTGCCAGGCCAGCATGTGGATGGGCAG GGTGAAGCAGTTAACTGATGAGGAGGAGTGCTGCATCTGCATGGATGGTAAATCTGACCTCATTCTGCCCTGTGCTCACAGCTTCTGTCAAAAGTGCATTGACAAGTG GACCTATGTGACTCCTCGTCAGCTGTTTCATATCAACATTTTGAGTGACGCTTCCTGTATATTGTTCCCTCTTAATGAACCTGGTAGCTTTTATACTTTATTTTTGCTGGTCTGA